In Betaproteobacteria bacterium, the sequence GTACCCCAAACCAAGGCACATGCTGCGCCGGTGCGGCCTCAAGATCATTGATCGAGACCTCGTCCGGCTCGGATTTCATCAGCCAATACTGCATGTGATCGCGCTAATCTGAGGGCAAAAAAAGGCCCCCGCGAATGTCGTCAGGCCGGCATCCTGAACCGGGGTCCAGAGTGGTCGCATTCCTACCGCATCAGGCACACTCACTGGGAGCGCGCACAACAGCGGATGATTGGTCCGCAACCGATGCCAATTAGCATTGGTTCAAGGAATATATGGCCTTAACAAACACCGCAGGGGACGCTCGGCGGGCGGCGCCGGGGTCAGCAGAAACCGACTACAAGTCCAGTTGCTGCTGGGGCGCAAGCACGGCATCAAGTCGTGCTCCCATGTCACCGATTCTACGCTTCGCTTCGGAAGTATCAACTGCTTCCGCAAACTCTTTTGAAGCGCCACCGGACGCACCGGTCAGGTGTTCATGTGCAATATTCAATGCGGCCATGACAGCAACACGTTCGGCAATGGTGTTCTTGGTCCGCTGCGCAATATCGCGCATCTTGCCATCCACCACGTCGACCGCCTGCAACAGCGCATCGCGTTCTTCAGGCGCACAGGCAACGCGGTACTCGCGCCCCATGATCTTCACGTCGAGGAAATTCGGCTCTGCAGTCATCTCAGGCATCCTCGGGAATCTTGTCCATCAGGCCTTCCAGGCGCTCACGGGCGGCCGTCATCGTCTGCCGCAGGTGCAGTCTTTCTGACTCGGCGGCGGCCATCTGGTTTTTCAAAACCTCGTTTTCGGCGCGCAACTGGTGAACCAGCGCGACGGCCTGATCGATTTTACCTTCAAGAATTTCAAGTTCCGCATTCATGGCGCGAACTATAGAGGCAAAAATCCCGCGTGGTCAAGGACTAAGCGTTTCATCTAAAAGTGGTTTATAGAAACCTGATCGAACTTGCCCGATGCACTCAAAAGCCTACCCATGTAGAATGCGCGCCGTGTCAGGTGCTGCGCATGGTTTCTCCATGCTCAGTTAAACGGGAAAGCGGTGCGTCTCCAACGAGACAACTCCGCTGCTGCCCCCGCAACGGTAAGCAAGTGCGGACGTATCAAAAGGCCACTGGGTAACCACCTGGGAAGGCGATACGTCAAGACTTGCGAGCCCGGATACCGGCCTGAGACAAAAAAGCGGAAGTGCCACGGGGCGTGGTGCCGGTTCTTGCGGCCAGCATTCTCCCTGCATTTCCTTTTACCACCATTCCGACTCGCGGGGACGCCTGTCGGAAAAAGGAAAGCTATGTCTACCTGCCTCAAGCCGCTTGCGGCCTTACTCCCCTTGTTGTACCTAACGCCTGCTCTTTCTCAACAAAATCTGGATCCCGTTGTAGTCACTGCTACCCGGCAAGCTACCCGCGTCAGCGAAACGCTCGCCGATGTAACCGTCCTTCAACGCGAGGATATTGAAAAAGCGAGCGGATCTTCAGCACTAGAGCTGATTGCCCGCCAGCCCGGCATTCAGTTGAGCAATAACGGCGGGCTTGGCAAGGCTTCCAGCCTGTTCATTCGTGGCGCCGAAGCACGCCATACCCTGTTGCTGATCGACGGCATCCCGCTCGGTTCTGCCACCACCGGCACCCCGTCACTGGCCGACATTCCATTGTCACAAATCGAACGTATTGAAATTGTTCGCGGCCCTTCCTCTGCAGTCTATGGATCAGATGCGATCGGCGGCGTCATCCAGATTTTTACGCGGCGCGGAGAAGGTCCATTACAAGCAGATGCCTTTGCCGGTATCGGATCACGCAATACCCAAGAGCTGTCGGCCGGGCTGTCCGGTAGAGGCCAGATGCTGTCGGGGAATCTGCGGGTTTCGTATCTGGGCACGGATGGATTCAATGCCGCAGCCGATCCGGTTCGATACAAAGCAGTCAACGGCAGTTTTCCCAATCCAGACCGAGATGGTTATTACCAAAACAGCATGTCCGGCAGCATCGCGATTCGTCCGGCCAAAGGCCACGAACTGGGGATTACCGGCTACAACGTCACCGGGAAAAACGACTACGATGGCGGTGGGCCGACCGTCTTTGCCTACGCCAATGTCGCAACCACTGTACTCTCCGCCTATTCCCGAAATCAATGGACAGACGATTGGACATCGACAGTTCGTTTTGGGCAGGCCGAGGATAGCTCAACCAACTTCGCACCGACCCGATCACTATTCGAGACGGTACAAAATCAGTGGATGGTCGAAAATCAGATTGGACTTCCGCTGGGCAGCCTGCTGATCGGCTATGAGTATTTATCCCAGGAAGTTAACAGCACCACCAAATATGCCGTTCGTGAACGCACGGTCAGCTCCCCTTTCTTGGGCTACAACGCCAAGCTAGGCAACCATAGCGTGCAACTCGCAGGACGACGCGATGACAACTCGCAATTTGGTGCCAAAAACACCGGCAACCTGGCCTACGGCTATCAATTCACGAGCGCGCTCTCCGCACGCGGGGCGATCGGTACTGCGTTCAAGGCCCCCACCTTCAACCAGCTCTATTTTCCAGGGTTTGGCTCGACAAACTTGAAGCCGGAAGAAGCATTGAACCGGGAAATCGGCCTGACCTGGCTGGAGACCGGCCACCGGATTGGCTGGGTTTATTTTGACAACAAAATCACTGATTTGATTGGCGGCTCTCCGCTGGTCAATATCAACAAAGCGACAATCCGGGGCAACTCATTGACCTATGCCGGTTCGATTGGCCACTGGCAGATCAATGCGAGCATCGACATCATGGATCCGCGCGATGCCACAACCAGGAAAAAGCTGCCACGTCGCGCCGACGAGCAGGCCAATTTCTCACTTAGTTACGCTACCGGCCCACTGAACGTCGGAACGGAGGTCCAGGCCGTCGGCACCCGCTTCGACAACGCTACCAACACCCGCCGAATGAAAGGCTACGCGCTGGTCAATCTGTTTGGCCATTACCAGATCACGCCAGACCTTCGTCTAGAAGCCCGCATCAATAACCTGTTCGATGAACAATACGAAACCGCCTGGGCTTACGCGCAACCACGCCTGAGCGCGTTCATTGGCTTACGTTACAACCCTAAATAATCCTGCCACCCGCCAGCCCCCCGGATACCGGTGTCTTTGTGCAATTTAGTGATCAATCCTTATGTACAGGGCGTTGCCGGCGTCGCGGGAAACGCTCCGTATTTTCCTCGCCGGACTAAAACTATAGAAAGAAGAAGCTATGTCTCTGTTATTCAAGCATTCCTCAATGTAAAATCGCAATTGTTACAGGTGCTGCGCGAGGTTTCTCCAACCGCAGTTAAACGGGAAAGCGGTGCGTCTCCATTGAGACCATTCCGCTGCTGCCCCCGCAACGGTAAGCAAGTGCGGACATATCAAAAGGCCACTGGGTAACCACCTGGGAAGGCGATACGTCAAGACTTGCGAGCCCGGATACCGGCCTGAGACAAACAAGCGGAAGTGCCACGGGGGTGTGGTGCCGGTTATTGCAACCAGCCTTCTCCCCTCCCACTTCCTTTTCAATGCTCTTCCGGCATGCGGGGACGCCCGCCGGGAAAAAGGGAAAATCATGCATCCACGTTTAAAGCCGCTGGCTATTCTGCCGGCACTCGCCCTTTCCGCCACCCTGGCACAAGCGGAAGCGCAACTCGATCAGGTCGTGGTGACGGCAACCCGCTTTGCCGAACAAGCACCTGCAGTCCCCGGAAACGTAACCATCATTTCCCGGGAAGATATCCGAACCTCACCGGCTCGCAATATTCCTGACCTGTTGCAGAACAGTGCCGGCGTCATGGTTTCGCCGCTCTATGGCAGCTTGGGCATTGATGCCACTGTCGACCTTCGCGGCTTTGGCGATACGGCAGGCAACAATACCTTGATCCTGATTGACGGTCAGCGCATGAATCCGCTCGACATGAGTGGCATCGACTGGTCAATCATTCCGCTCGCCAGCATCGAGCGAATCGAAATCATGCGCGGTGCCGGGTCGGTACTCTATGGTGACCGAGCAACAGGCGGCGTCATTAATATCGTGACGGACAAGTCGGCGCGCACAGCAGCGTCCGCCTCGGTCGGCGTTGGCAGCTTCAACTCGCGTAGCGCAGACGGCGAAATCTCTTACGGCGGAAATGCGGGATATGGCAGCCTGAAGGCCCATTATGGTGCCACCGACGGTTGGCGAAAGAATAACCAAGCGGATCAGGCATCCATAGCCGGACGGCTGGGCTGGGCGTTCTCCCGTGCCGAGATTTTTACCGATTTCGCCCTGTTCAATGAAAGCACCGGCACCCCCGGATCCATCGCCGAGAATGCCTACCGGACGGACCCGAAGCAGGCCAGAAATCCGTTCGATACCCAGCGTAAGGAAGGCTACCGGCTACGTCCGGGTGTTGCTGTTCAATTAAGTGGGACCTTGCGTCTTGAAGCCGAAGTCGCTTTAGACCATGCCGAGCAACACTTTGATAGTGTTTCATTCGGCAGCACCTCCGATCGCCAGCGCAACATGGTGTCGGTAACACCGCGTATTCGCTGGGCGCATGGTTTGGGCGCACTGAAGAGCGAGAGCGTCCTTGGTGCTGACTACTATTCCGGCGATGTCACCAACAGTTACTCGTCGTATGCCAACAATCGGGCCGAGCAGGACAGTTCTGCCGTCTATCTGCAGAACACGACGGGACTGACCGACCGCCTGACAATGACCCTGGGCGGACGCACCCAGAGAGTAAAGCAAACCGCCGATCAGGACGCCTACCCGGCGTGGCTCATGCCGGCCCTGTCCGGTAGAAGCGAGCATACGCGGAGCGCCGTGGATGCGGGTCTGGTATATCGAACGAGTGACTGGCGTGTTTACGGGAAGTTCGGCACCACATTCCGCTTTGCCAATACGGATGAACTGTTCGGCTATGACTCCCTGACCGGGAATCCGGTGTTTGCCGGCAATCTCCAACCACAACACGGGACCATCGGTGAACTTGGCGGCAGCGTCGCCTTCGGCCCGCTTTCGGTGCAGCTTGCGGCCTTTCAGATGGACCTCAAGGACGAGATCGGTTACGACGGCGCCCAAGGGGCGAATATCAATTTTGACCCGACACGGCGGCGCGGCGTGGAAACAGAAATTGCCTGGCGAATGACATCGAGCCTGAAAACCCAGTTCGCCTATACCTATACCGATGCCAAATTCCGCGACGGGGTTTATCAGGACAAATCGGTGCCCATGGTGCCGAACAACAAGGCTTCGTTCCGCATCAACTGGCAAGGTGGTCAAATTGGCAACTATGGCTTGTCGGCCAACTACATCGGCGACCGCCGCTTTAGTGGCGATTATGCCAACCAACTCAAAATGCTTTCCGGGTATACAACGCTCGATCTCGTTGCTGATTGGAAAGTCGGCCCAATGACCGTCTCGGCTCGCGTTCTCAATCTCACCGACAAGCACTACGCCCCGTTCGCACTGTATTCCCCACTCAAAAGCGACTATTACTACTATCCGGCTGACGGCCGTGCCGTTTTCGTTTCCGCCCGCTACGACTTCAAGTAAATGCCAACCCGCCAACGTGCCCTCCTGATTCTCGCCAGCCTCTGCCTTCTGGCCGTGGCGAGCTTCTGGCTGGCGCTGACGGTGGGCAGTTTCAAGATTTCCTATGCCGAAGTGCTTGCCGCCTTGCTGGGACAGGAGGGCGGGGCAGGTGATGTGGTATTGCAACTGCGCTTGCCGCGCGCCGTGGCCGGTTTTGCCTGTGGCGGGCTGCTGGCACTGGCCGGCGCCCTGATGCAGGTTTTGCTGCGTAATCCGTTGGCTGACCCGTACGTGCTGGGTATTTCCGGGGGTGCCGGCGTTGGTGCGATGTTCGCCATGCTGCTCGGACTGCCGGTACTCGGTGTTGATGGGCTGGCTTTTATCGGTGCCTTTGCGGCAATGCTGCTGGTCTTCGGGCTGGCGCACGGGGACGGAAGCTGGACGCAAACCCGCCTGTTGCTGACCGGTGTAATCGTCGCCGCCGGTTGCGGTGCGCTGGTCGCGTTGATGCTGACCATTGCCGAGGAGCACAAGCTGCGCGGCATGTTGTTCTGGCTGATGGGCGACCTCGGCCAAAGCGCACAATGGTGGCCGGCCTTGGCTGCGCTGGTCATTGCGCTGGCGCTGGCCATGCCTTTTGCCCGAGAGCTGAATCTGCTGTCCCGCGGACTGATGCAGGCGCAAGCCTTGGGCGTGGCGGTTGGCCGCTTGCGTTACGCCATCTACCTTCTCGCTTCACTGGCCACTGCGGCATCGGTGACGACGGCCGGCTCCATCGGCTTTGTCGGTCTGGTCGTGCCGCACCTGGTGCGACTGGCCACCGGCAACGATCAACGTCTGCTGCTGCCGGCTTCGGTACTGGCAGGCGGCTCGTTATTGGTGCTGGCCGACACCCTGGCCCGTACGCTACTGGCGCCGCAGCAGTTGCCCGTGGGGGTGCTGACGGCACTGATCGGCGTTCCTGTCTTTCTCTTCCTGCTCTCCAGGCAGCCGAAATGACCCAGGCACTGCTCGAAGCCCGACAACTGGCCGTTGAAATCGGCGGCAAAGCGGTCGTCAACCAGGTCAACCTGCGGGTGGCCAGCGGGGAACGAATTGCCATTCTCGGACGCAATGGCGCGGGCAAATCGACGCTGTTGTCGACGCTGGCCGGCCTGCGTCCACCGGCGGCCGGTGCGGTGTTGCTGGATGGCGAGGACGCTGCCTTGCTGCCGGCCCGACAGGCTGCCCTGCGCCGCGCCTGGCTGGGGCAATTTCAAAACGATCCCTTCGGTTCAAGCGTGCTCGAAACGGCCCTGACCGGACGCCATCCACACCTCGGGCGCTGGGACTGGGAGTCGACGCGCGACGCCGAACTGGCGCGCAGCGCAATCAAGGCGGTCGGTCTGGAAGGCATGGAGTCACGCCAGGTCCATACTTTGTCCGGCGGCGAACGGCAGCGGCTGGCGATTGCCACGCTGCTGACCCAGGCGGCGCCGCTTTACCTGCTTGATGAACCCCTGTCGCATCTTGACCTCAATCACCAGATGGCTGTGCTAGAACTCTTTGCCGGCGCCGCTCGCGACTGCGGTGCCGGGGTCATCATGGTCCTGCACGATCCGGCCCTGGCCCATCGTTTCTGCGACCGGGCACTGCTGGTTTATGGCGATGGCCGCACCGAGTCAGGTACGGTCGATGCCATTCTGACGGCCGAAACGCTATCCGAACTTTACGGCTATGGCCTGCGTCAGATCGAAGATCGCGGCCATCGCTGCTTTATTCCGAAATAATAAAATTTCAAATTTGGCCGATTTTTCCGGTTGACCGTAGCAGTCGGCTTCCACCCCTTTTAATCAATTTTTTCAGAGAAAATCATGACCGTTACCCACGAAGAACGCATGCAAAGGAAAAAGGCTGTCGTCGATAGCAAGATCGACGCGGCACAGGAAGAACGAGGCGTGCTGGTGGTCAATACCGGCAACGGCAAGGGCAAATCGAGTGCAGCGTTTGGCGTCGTCGCGCGTGCTCTCGGGCATGGCCTCAAGGTCGGCGTCGTCCAGTTCGTCAAAGGCCGTTCGGATACCGGCGAGGAAGCATTTTTCCGTCTGCAACCGAATGTCGCCTGGCATGTCGGCGGCGAAGGCTTCACCTGGGAAACCCAGGACAAGGAACGCGACGCGAAGGCAGCCCAGGCCGCCTGGGAGATTGCCTGCGGCCATCTGAGCGACCCGGCCATCGGCCTCGTCGTCCTCGACGAAATGACCTACGCTTTCAAATACGGCTGGCTCGACCTGGACACCATACTTGCCAAGCTACTGGCTCGCCCGACCATGCAACACGTCATCATCACCGGCCGCGCCGCGCCGCAAGGCCTGCGCGAAGCTGCTGACACGGTCAGCGACATCGGCATGGAGAAACACGCCTTCCAAAACGGCATCAAGGCCATGCCAGGACTCGAATTCTGATGCCGTCCTGCCCGGCACTGCTCATCGCCGCCCCCGCCTCCAGCCAGGGCAAGACTACGGTCACCGCCGCGCTGGCCCGCCTGCACAGCCGTCAGGGTAGACAAGTCACCGTCTTCAAATGCGGTCCGGATTTTCTCGATCCGCAGATTCACACCGTGGCCAGCGGCCGCCCTTGCCAGAACCTCGATCTCGGCATGTGTGGTGAAAACGATGCGCGCTGGCGGCTGGCCCGAGCCGCGCAGGAATCCGATCTGATCCTGATCGAAGGGGTCATGGGCCTGTTCGACGGCCAACCCTCGGCCGCCGACCTCGCCCTCCGCTTCGGCATTCCGGTGATGGCCTTGATCGACGCTGGAGCCATGGCCCAGACCTTCGGCGCGATTGCCCACGGCCTCGCCACCTATCGACCCGAACTGCCATTTGCCGGAGTGCTAGCCAATCGCGCCGCCAGCGAAGGGCATATCAAGATGTTGCGCGACAGCCTACCCGCCGGCATGGGCTGGTTCGGCGCTCTGCCCAAAAGCAACGACAGCCTGCCCGAACGTCATCTGGGATTGCTGCAGGCGGCCGAAATCACCGACCTCGAAGCCCGTCTCGACGCCTTGGCCGATGCCTTGGCGGCGAGTGCTACGGTCGACCTGCCAAAACCCGTCAATTTCGACACTTTACCGGTGCCGCTCATTGCGCCAGCACTTGCCGGCCAGCGCATCGCCATCGCCCGCGATGCCGCTTATGGATTCATCTACCCGGCCAATCTGGAAACGCTGGCGGCGCTCGGTGCCGAGCTGTGCTTCTTTTCGCCGGTCGCCGGCAATCCATTGCCCGATTGCGATGCCGTTTGGCTCCCTGGCGGCTATCCGGAACTTCACGGCGACACCCTTGGCAAGCACACTGGCCTCTGGCAAGCACTGAAAGCCCACGTCGCCGCAGGCAAACCCCTGCTCGCCGAATGCGGCGGCATGATGAGTCTGTTCGAAGAAGTCATCGACAAAAGTGGCACATCCCATCACTTTGGTGGCCTGTTACCGGGGCGTTCGGTGATGCAAAAACGTCTGGCCGCGCTCGGTACGCAATTTACTGAATTGCCGGAAGGCCGGCTGTCCGGGCATACCTTTCATTACTCGAAGAGCGAAACCACGCTCACGCCACTGCTCCGTGCTCAAACAGCCAAGGGAAGCGAAGGCGAAGCCATCTATCGCCAGGATCGACTGACTGCCTCCTACGTCCATTTCTACTTTCCAAGCAATCCAGCGGCCACAGCCAGCCTTTTCATGCGACCAAAATAGTTCGAATAATACGAAGACTAATACAAGAAATAGCTGGTTTTTCTGCAATGGGAAGCGGGTACACTACGACTTGTAACTTTCCCACACGGAGACATGCATGAAGAATTTCGTATTGATGGCCGCCGCACTCGTGCTCGGCTTCACCTTGCAAATCGGCGATGCCGAAGCCAAGCGTCTTGGCGGCGGCAGCTCTTACGGCATGCAGCGCCAGTCCGTTGCCCCGAGCAAGTCGACCAACGCTGCACCAACCCCGGCTCCGCACCAGGCTGGCGCAGCAGCCCCGCAAGCGCAACCCAAGCGCTCCTGGATGGGTCCGCTCGCCGGTCTGGCCGCCGGTATCGGTCTGGCCGCCCTGGCATCGCACTTCGGTTTCGGTGAAGGCCTGGCCAACTTCATGATGATCGGCCTGATCATCATGGCAGCTGTCATGCTCTTCGGCTTCCTGATGCGCAAGAAGGCCGCTGCTGCTCAGCAAGGCGGCATGCAGTATGCTGGCGCCGGCAGCAACTACGGCAGCAACGCCCCACGTGAGCCGGCTTCTTTCAACCCCGGCGGTGCAGCCATGGCAGCACCGATCGCAAATGGCGCGAGCAGCGGCAACATCCCGGCCGGTTTTGATGTTGAAGGCTTCGTGCGCAACGCCAAGGTCAACTTCATTCGCCTGCAGGCATCCAATGACGCCGGTAATCTCGACGATATCCGCGAATTCACCTCACCGGAAATGTTCGCTGAAATCAAGCTGGGCATGGGCGAACGCGATGGCACCAAGCAGGAAACCGACGTTGCGCAACTCAACGGCGAAGTGCTTGACGTCGCCGAAGAAGCTAACCGTTATATCGTCAGTATCCGTTTCACCGGCCTGATCAGCGAAGAAAAGGGTGCGACACCAACGCCTTTCGACGAAATCTGGCACATGACCAAACCGACCGACAACAGTCGCGGCTGGGTATTAGCTGGTATCCAGCAAGTTCAGTAAAACTAGATTCGCCCAGACAAGGCTGGCGAGAGCTTCTCGCCAGCCTTTTTTGTTTTTGCTTGCGCAAACGCCGCATAGTTCGTTTTTGTGAAATAGTGCATTGAACAAGCTGAACTTCGATGGCATAGTCACCATTGTCTTTGTAAAGAGCCCTTTACAAACAATCACGCCTACGACAGAACAAAATATGGCGATGTCATACATAAAAATTTTTGCGGCTATCGCATACATCGCTCTTGCGGTGCTTTCAACTGATGCTTTAGCCGTCCTGGATGACGACCTCAGTCTCGAAGACCTGACCAAAACCGAAATTTCGTCGGTTTCCCGACGCAATCAGAGCCTGAGCAACGTGCCGGCTGCTGCCTTCGTGATCACTGCCGAAGATATCCGCCGCTCCGGCGCACTGGCCTTGCCCGATGTCCTGCGCATGGTGCCGGGCATTCAAGTAGCGCAGATCGACAGCGGGCGATATGCCGTTACGGCGCGCGGCTTTAACGGTCGCTTTGCCAACAAACTTCAAGTGCTGATCGACGGCCGAAGCGTCTACGACCCATTTTTCTCGGGCACCGACTGGGAATATGACCCGATTCCACTTGAAGACATCGAGCGCATAGAAGTTATTCGAGGCGCCGGGGCTGCCATGTGGGGCGTCAATGCAGTCAACGGTGTCATCAACATCATCAGCCGGCATTCCCGCGCGCAATCTGGCGGTATGGTTTCTACAACTATTGGCACCAATGGTCAGAAGCAACTTTATACCCGAGCAGGCGGAAACATCGATGCTGATACCTCGTGGAAAATTTCAGCCCAAGGCCGCCATGCCGAACCATCCAAGCAACTGGCCAATGACCGCTACAGCGAAGATAGCCTGAGCAATGGCGTGGTCGATTTTCGCTTTGATCGGGCACTGTCCGCAGGCAGCGATCTCAGCGTCTGGGCCAATGCTGGCAGTTCATCCGTTGGCGACCTCTACCCGCTGACCCCCAATCCACTCAATCCTTCCGTACTAATTTCCGTCCCGGTCACGCAAAAGGTATCCAACCAGACCTTGGGGGTCCGCTATCGCTGGCTGACCAATCAGGGTATTGAGTCTTCTCTGCAAGCCTCGATTGCCAGCACCTCCACGGAGCTCAAGGGGGCGCTGGACGTAGACCACAATCAGTTCGATATTGACTATCAGGGGCGCTACACCTTTTCCTCACACGATCTGCTATGGGGTGCCAGCCATCGAACGGTCTCGGATGAAATGTGGGCCAGATATGTGGTTGAAATTTCCAAACCCGAATTTACCCAGCGAACAACCGGTGTCTTCGTTCACGACAACTGGACCCTGATCGACGATACATTGCAACTTGGCCTTGGTGCTCGCTGGGACAAAACCAATCTGGGCGGTAATACCTTCTCGCCAAATGCCACGCTGATGTGGACACCGACGCGCAGCGATACGCTCTGGACAAAATATTCGAAGGCGCCACGCATGCCCGCGCGCGCCGAATACGACATCACGATGCTGACGGGTTTTCGGGCTCCCACCAGCCCATTTGTTCCTCCCGTCGCAATTCGCGCTCAGCCCGGCAGCCAGCCATTGCGTCAGGAAAAAATGGAAGGCTTCGAAATTGGCTATCGCAAGCAATTTGCCCCGCAAGTTGGCGTAGATATTTCAGTCTACCGTTATCGCTATTCCGACATCGTATCGGGCACTTTGGGCAGCACCCAGTTTCCAGTCTTTTTTTATGGAATTCCCTTCGCTTATCAAAATATCGATCGCTGCAACTGCGCCAGCGGTTGGCTGAGCGGTGCTGAACTGAGCGTTGACTGGTTGCTGACACCCATCTGGCGGATGCAATTGTCGTACGCCTACACCCATGTCAACATGGATGAGTCGACCAACCTGATCGCACAAGGACAAGGCAAGAGTGAGGAACGCTCCACCCCACGCCACTACGGCTCCTTGCGTTCGCAATGGAATATTTCGTCCAGCCAGCAATTTGACGCCTGGATTCGAGGCTCCTCCGGCCTGTACAGAAGACTGACCCCTTACACCACCGAGATTCACGTATCCGGTTACGTCACGCTCGATTTGCGCTACGCCGTCAAGCTGAACAAGGATCTGGAGCTGGCACTGACCGGGCGTAATCTGGTCGGCCCAAGGCGCATTGAATACGTGACAGATTATGTCCCGGCCACACCGGTGATCATTGAGCCGTCGCTGCTCCTTTCGGCGCGCTGGAAGTTCTGATCATGCCAGCCCGCACGCAATTTTTGTCGCAAATACGCCCCGTCCGCTGGCTGGTCTTGCTACTGCTAAGCTGTGTGTCGACCGCATTTGCTTTTCCGGAATCGGAGCCTCAGCTGGAGGCTGCCTATCTTGTCAATTTCATGAAGTACGTCGACTGGCCGGCCAGCAACCGTACAACAACGACAATCTGCCTGTTTGGCCGCGATACTCTGGGTCCATTTCTTGCCGGCTACGAAGGCCGCTCGGTGGGCGGCAAAGAGTTGCGCATTCGCCGAGCCAACAGCCCTGACGACATGTCGAACTGCCAGCTGGTATACATCCCCGACATCGAAGAAGCCCGAATTGGTGTCGTTTTGCGCTGGATTCAGAACATGCCGATACTCGCCGCCAGCAATACTGATGGATTTGCCCGTGCGGGAGGAGGCATCGAACTGGTCCGTAGCACAGGCCGCGTCCAATTCATCGTCAATGCCGAAAGCCTCACAAAAAATGGCCTAACGCCAAGTTCGCAAATGTTGCGCCTTGCTCAGAAGGTCATCGGAGCTGAGCGTTGAGTACGCATCACAGCATTCGCAAACGAATTGCCTTGGCGATTGCTGCCTCGCTCGGTATTGGCCTCCTGCTGTCCTTCCTGACCTTTGCGGTCCGTGAGGTCGACCAGCGGCGCCAGGCCAAGACGACGGAG encodes:
- a CDS encoding cobyrinate a,c-diamide synthase, with translation MPSCPALLIAAPASSQGKTTVTAALARLHSRQGRQVTVFKCGPDFLDPQIHTVASGRPCQNLDLGMCGENDARWRLARAAQESDLILIEGVMGLFDGQPSAADLALRFGIPVMALIDAGAMAQTFGAIAHGLATYRPELPFAGVLANRAASEGHIKMLRDSLPAGMGWFGALPKSNDSLPERHLGLLQAAEITDLEARLDALADALAASATVDLPKPVNFDTLPVPLIAPALAGQRIAIARDAAYGFIYPANLETLAALGAELCFFSPVAGNPLPDCDAVWLPGGYPELHGDTLGKHTGLWQALKAHVAAGKPLLAECGGMMSLFEEVIDKSGTSHHFGGLLPGRSVMQKRLAALGTQFTELPEGRLSGHTFHYSKSETTLTPLLRAQTAKGSEGEAIYRQDRLTASYVHFYFPSNPAATASLFMRPK
- a CDS encoding Tim44 domain-containing protein — translated: MKNFVLMAAALVLGFTLQIGDAEAKRLGGGSSYGMQRQSVAPSKSTNAAPTPAPHQAGAAAPQAQPKRSWMGPLAGLAAGIGLAALASHFGFGEGLANFMMIGLIIMAAVMLFGFLMRKKAAAAQQGGMQYAGAGSNYGSNAPREPASFNPGGAAMAAPIANGASSGNIPAGFDVEGFVRNAKVNFIRLQASNDAGNLDDIREFTSPEMFAEIKLGMGERDGTKQETDVAQLNGEVLDVAEEANRYIVSIRFTGLISEEKGATPTPFDEIWHMTKPTDNSRGWVLAGIQQVQ
- a CDS encoding TonB-dependent receptor, which encodes MLSTDALAVLDDDLSLEDLTKTEISSVSRRNQSLSNVPAAAFVITAEDIRRSGALALPDVLRMVPGIQVAQIDSGRYAVTARGFNGRFANKLQVLIDGRSVYDPFFSGTDWEYDPIPLEDIERIEVIRGAGAAMWGVNAVNGVINIISRHSRAQSGGMVSTTIGTNGQKQLYTRAGGNIDADTSWKISAQGRHAEPSKQLANDRYSEDSLSNGVVDFRFDRALSAGSDLSVWANAGSSSVGDLYPLTPNPLNPSVLISVPVTQKVSNQTLGVRYRWLTNQGIESSLQASIASTSTELKGALDVDHNQFDIDYQGRYTFSSHDLLWGASHRTVSDEMWARYVVEISKPEFTQRTTGVFVHDNWTLIDDTLQLGLGARWDKTNLGGNTFSPNATLMWTPTRSDTLWTKYSKAPRMPARAEYDITMLTGFRAPTSPFVPPVAIRAQPGSQPLRQEKMEGFEIGYRKQFAPQVGVDISVYRYRYSDIVSGTLGSTQFPVFFYGIPFAYQNIDRCNCASGWLSGAELSVDWLLTPIWRMQLSYAYTHVNMDESTNLIAQGQGKSEERSTPRHYGSLRSQWNISSSQQFDAWIRGSSGLYRRLTPYTTEIHVSGYVTLDLRYAVKLNKDLELALTGRNLVGPRRIEYVTDYVPATPVIIEPSLLLSARWKF
- a CDS encoding YfiR family protein — encoded protein: MPARTQFLSQIRPVRWLVLLLLSCVSTAFAFPESEPQLEAAYLVNFMKYVDWPASNRTTTTICLFGRDTLGPFLAGYEGRSVGGKELRIRRANSPDDMSNCQLVYIPDIEEARIGVVLRWIQNMPILAASNTDGFARAGGGIELVRSTGRVQFIVNAESLTKNGLTPSSQMLRLAQKVIGAER